A DNA window from Anastrepha ludens isolate Willacy chromosome 6, idAnaLude1.1, whole genome shotgun sequence contains the following coding sequences:
- the LOC128868797 gene encoding mitochondrial-processing peptidase subunit alpha yields the protein MNVRLLSRLRHRWSVLRRYATKPSSLSGEEASNGVGSGTGIGNITGRARGDASALTVNQPSTKVVTHLPPLTDPIPNLSEVEYARPLAESSLTQVTTLANGLRVASEPRFGQFCTVGLVIDSGPRYEVTYPSGVSHFLEKLAFNSTEKFPNKDAILKELEKNGGICDCQSSRDTLIYAASIDSRAIESVTRLLADVTLRPTLHAGEVSAARKAVQFELETLGMRPEQEPILMDMIHAAAYRDNTLGLPKLCPSENLPLIDRDVLLNYLKYHHSPQRMVIAGVGVNHDELVRNVEKYFVEESAIWETQSIKGTGATEVDASIAQYTGGLKKEQCEIPIYAATGLPELAHVVIGLEGCSHQDCDFVALCVLNIMMGGGGSFSAGGPGKGMYSRLYTNVLNRYHWMYSATAYNHAYADTGLFCIHASAPPNNVRDMVEVVTRELVNMASEPSKDELSRSKIQLQSMLLMNLESRPVVFEDVGRQVLATGHRKRPEHFIREIEKINQGDIQRVARRLLATPPSMAARGDIGKLPEMKEVQNALSNGGRLYSRRLSLFK from the exons ATGAACGTTCGGTTACTAAGCCGATTGCGGCATCGTTGGAG TGTTTTAAGGCGTTATGCGACAAAACCCTCTTCCCTGTCGGGTGAAGAAGCTTCTAATGGAGTTGGAAGTGGCACAGGCATTGGAAATATAACAGGCAGGGCTCGAGGCGACGCCAGTGCTCTCACTGTAAACCAACCATCCACGAAAGTTGTCACCCACCTGCCGCCCCTGACAGATCCAATTCCAAATCTCTCTGAAGTTGAGTATGCAAGACCTTTAGCCGAAAGCAGTCTTACCCAAGTTACCACACTTGCTAACGGACTGCGTGTTGCGTCTGAACCAAGATTTGGGCAGTTTTGCACTGTTGGGCTTGTGATTGACTCAGGCCCACGTTATGAGGTTACATACCCTAGTGGCGTTTCTCACTTTCTGGAAAAGTTGGCGTTTAAT TCAACTGAAAAATTTCCTAACAAAGATGCCATTCTGAAGGAGTTGGAAAAGAACGGAGGTATTTGTGATTGTCAAAGTTCGCGGGATACACTCATTTATGCAGCAAGCATAGATAGTAGAGCAATTGAATCGGTTACTCGCTTACTTGCTGATGTGACTTTGCGACCAACGCTCCATGCCGGGGAGGTAAGTGCCGCTCGAAAGGCGGTGCAGTTTGAGCTTGAGACTCTGGGAATGCGACCAGAGCAGGAGCCTATTTTAATGGATATGATACATGCAGCTGCATATCGGGATAACACTCTTGGGCTACCAAAACTTTGTCCTTCTGAAAATCTTCCACTCATAGATAGGGATGTGCTACTGAACTATTTAAAGTATCACCACAGCCCACAGCGTATGGTAATAGCCGGAGTTGGG GTTAATCACGATGAGCTAGTTCGGAACGTAGAGAAATACTTTGTGGAAGAAAGTGCTATTTGGGAAACACAAAGTATTAAAGGGACCGGAGCTACCGAGGTTGATGCTTCAATCGCACAATACACAGGTGGATTGAAAAAG GAACAGTGTGAAATACCGATCTATGCAGCTACTGGCCTTCCGGAGCTTGCTCACGTTGTAATAGGACTGGAAGGTTGTTCTCATCAAGATTGTGATTTTGTTGCGTTGTGCGTTTTGAACATAATGATGGGAGGTGGCGGTTCGTTCTCAGCTGGAGGTCCTGGGAAGGGCATGTATTCTCGATTGTATACAAATGTGCTTAACCGCTACCATTGGATGTATAGTGCTACAGCTTACAATCATGCCTATGCGGACACTGGCCTATTCTGTATACATGCCAGTGCACCCCCTAACAATGTGCGCGACATGGTTGAAGTTGTTACTCGCGAACTTGTTAATATGGCAAGTGAACCAAGTAAAGATGAATTGAGCCGATCCAAAATTCAGTTGCAGTCAATGCTATTAATGAACCTGGAATCCAGACCAGTTGTTTTTGAAGACGTGGGCAGACAAGTTTTAGCGACAGGTCATCGTAAGCGGCCTGAGCACTTTATACGTGAAATCG AAAAAATCAATCAAGGCGATATCCAACGAGTAGCACGTCGTTTGCTGGCTACGCCTCCGTCAATGGCTGCCCGAGGTGATATAGGAAAGTTGCCGGAAATGAAAGAAGTACAAAATGCTCTCAGTAACGGTGGCCGCTTATATTCACGTAGACTTTCTCTGTTTAAGTGA